The genomic stretch GAGGGCCCACTCATCCGAGAAGTGCTCCTCGACATCTGGCTGGAAAAGCCAGAGACAGCTCGCCGCGTAAAGCAACGGATCGGCGTTGTGCTCGATTGGGCCTATGCAAACGGAATGCGCGCGACCGAAGCGCCGATGCGCTCGCTGAGTCGTGCGCTGCCACGGCAGCCCAAGCAGGACGGCCATTTCGCTGCGATGCCCTATGAGGATGTCCCAACTTTCTTGAAGCATCTGCACAAGCGAACGAGTGTCGCACGGCTCGGGCTTGAGTTCCTGATCCTGACTGCCTCTCGATCGGGCGAAGTGCGGGGTGCTAAATGGGCGGAGATCAATCTGGACGCAAAACTCTGGACTGTCCCAGCGGAGCGTATGAAGGTCGGCAAGGAACATGTGGTCCCGCTGACCGATGCGGCAATCGACGTGCTCGAACGTGCCAGACCTTACTACGCTGAATGCAGCAATCTGGTCTTCCCGGGTCGCAATGTCTTGCGCCCGATGTCCGACATGACGCTGCTCAAGATCCTGCGTTACGCGAAGCTAGCCTTCACGGTGCACGGCTTTCGATCTGCGTTCCGAGATTGGGCCGCCGAGAAGACAAGCTACCCCGGCGAAGTGGCGGAAGCGGCGCTAGCGCACTCGGTCAGCAACAAAGTGGAAGCGGCCTATCGCCGTACCAACTATTTGGACAAGCGGCGTGAGCTGATGCGCGAATGGTCAGACTTCTGCGTCGGAAGATAAAGAAGCGCTCTCGTGGGCACGACGGCTTTGCGCCCTAATAGCAGCCATAAAGTCAGGCGAGGACAAACCTGAAAGCTGCTGTTCCAAAGTTTCGTCTGATTGAGGAAAATAAGCCTTCAATCGCAATAGGTCGAAAAATTTTCTTCGCGATGCGTCTTGGTCGCTGAAGTGAGGCGCATGAAATCCTCGTTAAGTTCGGCTTTGCCGTATCGTGACCGTGCACGAATTAAGTTGCTCCTTCATTATGACTTTCGGATGAGCACCACCCCAGCAATCACAAGCGCGCCGCCAGCCAGAAGCCAGGATTGATCGACAAGCAACGCGCTAGCTATGATCAATGCGGCAGCTAGAGGGCCTTTCAAGGACTGACGCTCATTGCGAAGTCCAGCGAGCTGCTCGATACTGAGCGGATCGAGCTGAACCGGCACATATCCTGACTTTGCGATCGAGTTCGCAGTGGCAAGTATGTCGGGCAAGGACGCCGACAAACCCAGCAGCTGACCGCGAAGTCTCTTCAAACCC from Altererythrobacter epoxidivorans encodes the following:
- a CDS encoding tyrosine-type recombinase/integrase, translated to MGKLSAAQIRALTKPGRYMDGDGLSLLLTAPKKGYWVLRATINGRRRDIGLGPLDLVTLAEARELAIDMRRDIQRGIDPIEERKRQKIEILTFKAAAEKVHSEQKAAWKNGKHQDQWINTLETYAFPKLGDRLVNDIEGPLIREVLLDIWLEKPETARRVKQRIGVVLDWAYANGMRATEAPMRSLSRALPRQPKQDGHFAAMPYEDVPTFLKHLHKRTSVARLGLEFLILTASRSGEVRGAKWAEINLDAKLWTVPAERMKVGKEHVVPLTDAAIDVLERARPYYAECSNLVFPGRNVLRPMSDMTLLKILRYAKLAFTVHGFRSAFRDWAAEKTSYPGEVAEAALAHSVSNKVEAAYRRTNYLDKRRELMREWSDFCVGR